The following coding sequences are from one Collimonas arenae window:
- a CDS encoding IclR family transcriptional regulator, translating to MKDQDVSTGTSLQRGFAIIRALAASSGDGAKLTHIAQATGLAQPTAHRILRALVGESVVEQDERSKAYRLSVEFFALAARAGQRSNLRDICRPILLRLSAALGDTMFLLVRSGYDAMCLDRSEGPFPIRSFTGDVGGRVALGVGQGALVILAFLPEAEREEIIRFNLPRLLDLGLYDEVYLRTEIKRSLDLGYAASHGVGLLPGMAGIAVPVLDRQGRAVAALSVATLAERLNADRLPTVVQILKKEATNVGAQINPFDPVLRRPAQILGGLPIEAPK from the coding sequence ATGAAGGATCAAGATGTTTCCACCGGAACCAGCCTGCAGCGCGGTTTCGCGATTATCCGGGCCCTGGCCGCCAGCAGCGGCGACGGTGCCAAGCTGACTCATATCGCCCAGGCCACCGGTCTGGCCCAGCCCACCGCGCACCGCATCCTGCGCGCATTGGTGGGTGAAAGCGTGGTCGAACAGGATGAACGCAGCAAAGCCTATCGATTGAGCGTGGAATTTTTTGCCCTCGCTGCACGCGCCGGCCAGCGCAGCAACTTGCGCGATATCTGCCGGCCCATCCTATTGCGGCTGTCGGCAGCGCTGGGCGACACAATGTTCCTGCTGGTGCGCAGCGGCTACGATGCCATGTGCCTGGACCGCAGCGAAGGACCGTTCCCGATCCGTTCGTTTACGGGGGACGTAGGCGGCAGGGTGGCGCTAGGCGTCGGCCAGGGAGCATTGGTGATCCTGGCGTTCCTGCCGGAAGCAGAACGGGAAGAAATCATCCGCTTCAACCTGCCGCGCCTACTAGACCTGGGCTTGTACGACGAGGTGTATCTGCGCACCGAAATAAAGCGCTCTCTCGATCTTGGCTACGCCGCCAGCCACGGCGTAGGACTGCTGCCGGGCATGGCGGGCATTGCGGTGCCGGTGCTGGATCGCCAGGGCCGCGCGGTGGCCGCCCTGAGCGTGGCCACGCTGGCGGAAAGATTGAATGCCGATCGTTTGCCTACCGTGGTGCAGATATTGAAGAAAGAAGCCACAAACGTCGGCGCGCAGATCAATCCGTTCGACCCGGTCTTGCGCCGGCCAGCGCAAATACTAGGTGGCTTGCCGATTGAAGCCCCAAAATAA
- a CDS encoding septation protein IspZ — protein MKSSLSLLWRIVVLQMIFDLIALLLLKNTPLMLDVNLVQWKAPFIYLGFGLLLFLFQIIKNQSLVALIFGARLNLSVVVWSRLTYCVVAYCIVVACADIALAQFASFEVWNQFKLLAPLIALIVLAFLFPLVMRSVRT, from the coding sequence ATGAAGAGTTCATTGTCGCTGTTGTGGAGAATCGTTGTCCTGCAGATGATTTTCGATTTAATTGCGTTACTTCTTTTGAAGAATACTCCGTTAATGTTGGATGTGAATTTAGTTCAATGGAAGGCCCCGTTCATTTATCTTGGTTTTGGATTGCTGCTCTTTCTCTTTCAAATCATAAAAAACCAGTCATTGGTGGCATTAATTTTTGGTGCTCGTCTCAATTTGAGTGTGGTGGTCTGGAGTCGACTAACATATTGCGTCGTTGCGTATTGCATCGTTGTAGCATGCGCGGACATTGCCCTTGCCCAATTCGCCTCGTTCGAGGTTTGGAATCAATTCAAGCTTTTAGCGCCATTGATTGCTTTAATCGTCCTTGCATTTTTGTTTCCCTTGGTTATGCGAAGTGTCCGGACATGA
- a CDS encoding NAD(P)/FAD-dependent oxidoreductase, translating into MSERLTADVAIIGGGLMGCSAALALRRMNLSVVLLEQGWCGAQASGVNYGGVRRQGRPVVQLPLSQRAYAIWQRLPQLIGSDCEYAISGHLKLARNEAELASLEDYRGQADGFGLQLEILGREALRQRYPWLGENIAGGSLCPGDGHANPRLVAAAFALAARNHGADLREGTTVESAVFDGRQFTVCAAGGLEVKAKFLLNCAGAWGAKFAEQFGEQVPEYPIFPNMWVTEPMPKLVEPNVGIVGGGFYVRQVARGNFVLGGGRGTGQLAIASTRPDSAAMFASMRMACEFIPALRNALVIRSWTGVEGALPDHQPVLGPSVTTPGLFHAFGFSGGGFQLAPAVGEVLADLVAHGATATPIEAFSIGRFNAAS; encoded by the coding sequence ATGAGCGAGCGGCTGACAGCTGACGTCGCCATCATCGGCGGCGGCCTGATGGGCTGCTCTGCGGCGCTGGCCTTGCGTCGCATGAACTTGTCGGTGGTGTTGCTGGAACAGGGCTGGTGTGGTGCGCAAGCCAGCGGCGTCAATTATGGCGGAGTGCGGCGCCAGGGGCGGCCCGTGGTGCAGTTGCCGTTGTCCCAGCGGGCTTATGCGATCTGGCAGCGTTTACCGCAGCTGATAGGCAGCGACTGCGAATATGCGATTTCCGGCCATCTGAAACTGGCGCGCAACGAGGCGGAGTTGGCGTCGCTAGAAGACTACCGCGGACAAGCCGACGGCTTCGGCCTGCAGCTTGAAATCCTCGGACGGGAAGCACTACGCCAGCGCTATCCCTGGCTCGGAGAGAATATTGCCGGCGGTTCCCTGTGCCCGGGCGATGGTCACGCCAATCCGCGGCTGGTGGCCGCAGCTTTTGCATTGGCGGCAAGGAATCACGGCGCCGATCTGCGCGAAGGGACGACAGTAGAAAGCGCCGTTTTCGACGGCAGGCAATTTACGGTTTGCGCTGCCGGCGGGCTGGAAGTCAAAGCGAAATTCCTGCTTAACTGCGCCGGTGCATGGGGCGCAAAATTTGCCGAGCAATTTGGCGAGCAGGTGCCGGAATATCCGATTTTTCCAAACATGTGGGTGACCGAACCGATGCCGAAGTTGGTCGAGCCCAACGTCGGCATTGTCGGCGGCGGCTTTTATGTGCGCCAGGTGGCAAGAGGAAATTTCGTGCTGGGAGGCGGCCGTGGCACGGGGCAGTTGGCGATTGCATCGACGCGGCCGGACAGCGCTGCCATGTTTGCCTCGATGAGGATGGCCTGCGAATTCATTCCTGCATTGCGAAACGCACTGGTGATTCGCAGCTGGACCGGCGTCGAGGGTGCATTGCCGGATCATCAGCCGGTTCTCGGGCCGAGCGTGACGACGCCTGGCTTGTTTCATGCTTTTGGTTTTTCCGGTGGCGGCTTCCAGCTGGCACCTGCAGTGGGTGAAGTCTTGGCGGATCTAGTGGCCCATGGGGCGACGGCAACGCCTATCGAGGCTTTCAGCATCGGCAGATTCAACGCAGCAAGTTGA
- a CDS encoding ABC transporter substrate-binding protein translates to MKFKQILLATGFISALGVAATSNAETRTLYVGMNGGSMEKNYTSYIFPEFEKANNVKIVVVPGTSADIMAKMSAQKDKPQMHLVFLDDGVMYRAIGMGLCQKLKDAPVFKEIYPFARMANDQAVGIELGTVGIGYNKKMFDEKGWAAPTSWMDFADPKYKGKVVFQSIQSSTFGLHSFLMFNRLVGGTDKNIEPGFQKWGSTVGPNVLEYLSSSAKISEMVQTGETAIFPLTPTAIANLKAKGIPAEFATPKEGGVMLMVGACALKNNSEPELSQKLVEYLLSAGSQAKAVEYANAIPINKGVKIPESVQTKIGNVDKLMKNINTVDWEVINKERAAWNDRWGRLIER, encoded by the coding sequence ATGAAATTCAAACAGATTCTCCTGGCGACAGGATTCATTTCTGCATTAGGCGTCGCGGCGACAAGCAACGCTGAGACGCGCACGCTGTATGTCGGCATGAACGGCGGTAGCATGGAAAAGAATTACACCAGTTATATATTCCCAGAATTTGAAAAAGCCAATAACGTCAAGATCGTGGTGGTTCCCGGCACCTCTGCCGACATCATGGCCAAGATGTCGGCGCAAAAGGACAAGCCGCAAATGCACCTGGTGTTTCTCGACGACGGCGTCATGTACCGCGCGATCGGCATGGGGCTGTGCCAGAAACTGAAAGACGCCCCCGTATTCAAGGAAATCTATCCATTCGCGCGCATGGCCAACGACCAGGCGGTGGGGATAGAGCTGGGCACCGTCGGCATCGGATACAACAAGAAGATGTTCGATGAAAAAGGCTGGGCTGCGCCGACCTCCTGGATGGATTTCGCCGATCCGAAATACAAGGGGAAAGTGGTGTTCCAGTCGATCCAGAGCAGTACCTTCGGCCTGCACAGCTTCCTGATGTTCAACCGCCTGGTCGGCGGCACCGACAAGAATATCGAACCAGGTTTCCAAAAATGGGGCAGCACCGTCGGTCCCAACGTGCTTGAGTACCTGTCCAGCTCGGCGAAAATCTCGGAAATGGTGCAAACCGGCGAAACCGCCATTTTTCCACTGACGCCGACGGCAATCGCGAATCTGAAGGCCAAGGGTATTCCGGCGGAATTCGCCACGCCGAAAGAGGGAGGCGTCATGCTGATGGTCGGCGCTTGCGCCCTGAAAAACAATTCCGAGCCGGAGCTGTCGCAGAAACTGGTGGAATACCTGCTGAGCGCTGGTTCACAGGCCAAGGCGGTGGAGTATGCCAACGCCATACCGATCAACAAGGGCGTCAAGATCCCGGAGTCGGTGCAGACAAAAATCGGCAACGTCGACAAGCTGATGAAAAACATCAACACGGTCGACTGGGAAGTCATCAACAAGGAACGCGCCGCCTGGAACGATCGCTGGGGCCGTTTGATCGAACGCTAG
- a CDS encoding DUF695 domain-containing protein, translating into MVTWVLAERSTPEQIHLLRLAQFETKFSFERNHERLHIIWSFRSASNNAPSDADLLEMSAFENLLCDQLEALNIGQLVVVFTLPGYREYVFHTNSTNAFMKTLNSLPDQTHQFPIEIHCESDANGEFYNSYANGVLGTS; encoded by the coding sequence ATGGTTACTTGGGTACTTGCGGAGAGATCTACCCCCGAACAAATTCACTTGCTGCGGCTTGCTCAATTCGAAACAAAATTTTCATTTGAGAGAAACCATGAGCGACTGCATATCATATGGTCATTCCGTAGCGCCTCAAATAATGCGCCTTCGGACGCAGATCTGCTCGAAATGAGTGCGTTTGAGAATTTACTGTGCGATCAACTTGAGGCGCTGAATATTGGGCAATTGGTGGTCGTGTTCACTCTACCTGGCTACCGTGAATATGTGTTTCATACAAACAGCACTAATGCATTCATGAAGACCTTAAATAGTCTTCCTGATCAAACACATCAATTTCCTATCGAAATACATTGTGAGAGCGACGCCAACGGTGAGTTCTATAACTCATACGCGAACGGTGTACTTGGCACTTCCTAA
- a CDS encoding (2Fe-2S)-binding protein has translation MTLFTRIVETQRVPVSFSLDGRSVTALAGDTVLTAVLTQVDSLRMSEFSGKPRAGFCLIGACQDCWMRTEDGQPLRACSTEIQAGMRLLTEVSGALHE, from the coding sequence ATGACTTTATTTACCAGAATCGTAGAGACACAACGGGTACCCGTCAGCTTCTCGCTGGATGGCCGCAGCGTCACTGCGTTGGCAGGCGACACCGTCCTGACCGCGGTGCTGACACAGGTGGACAGCTTGCGCATGTCTGAATTCAGCGGCAAGCCGCGCGCCGGATTTTGCCTGATCGGCGCTTGCCAGGATTGCTGGATGCGCACCGAAGACGGGCAGCCGCTGCGCGCTTGCAGCACTGAAATCCAGGCCGGCATGCGGTTGCTGACCGAGGTTTCTGGAGCCTTGCATGAATGA
- a CDS encoding DUF2004 domain-containing protein, with translation MVSNADEIAKREKAARAAIRHAFGTEEDEFGATLFVSHHIDEIDANYWQAHLGSNKPEPVQILDLLELRSHWGDDGDDGIEVFDFTLPDSVTDYVLSVRFDEAGEVEDISMES, from the coding sequence ATGGTTAGCAATGCTGATGAAATTGCAAAACGTGAGAAAGCCGCTCGTGCAGCTATTAGGCACGCTTTTGGAACGGAAGAAGATGAGTTTGGCGCCACTCTGTTCGTTTCGCATCACATCGACGAGATCGATGCCAACTATTGGCAGGCACATCTTGGCTCTAATAAACCTGAACCAGTTCAGATACTCGATCTATTAGAGTTACGTTCGCACTGGGGTGACGATGGGGATGATGGAATCGAAGTATTCGATTTCACTCTGCCCGATAGTGTCACCGACTATGTCTTAAGTGTTCGCTTTGATGAGGCTGGTGAAGTCGAAGATATTTCCATGGAGAGTTAA
- a CDS encoding ABC transporter ATP-binding protein — translation MSFLQLENLSKHYGDFTAVEQLNLTVEKGEFVSLLGPSGCGKTTTLQMIAGFVEASAGRVLLDGRDITHEKPNRRGLGIVFQSYALFPHMTVSANVGFGLEMRRMAADECTERVRKALALVHLKKFSHRYPRELSGGQRQRVALARALVIEPPVLLLDEPMSNLDAKLREDMQVELREIQRKVGTTTIMVTHDQSEALSMSDRVVVMDAGRAIQIAKPFDAYESPVNQFVSQFVGKANLFEGEVASVSRQGSALNVHGHLLNTNDASLHIGEQVTLCLRPEKLERCSPQDEIIRGRVRSGVFLGNQWLYHIDTGLGDLLATWQNCGNAACCDGQEVSLRWPTDALHIVKRGQHEVRHG, via the coding sequence ATGTCGTTTCTACAGCTGGAAAACCTCTCCAAGCACTACGGTGACTTCACCGCGGTGGAGCAGCTCAACTTGACGGTGGAGAAGGGCGAGTTCGTTTCGCTGCTCGGCCCTTCCGGTTGCGGCAAGACCACTACCTTGCAAATGATCGCCGGCTTTGTCGAAGCCAGCGCTGGCCGCGTGCTGCTGGACGGGCGTGACATCACCCACGAGAAGCCGAACCGCCGCGGTCTCGGCATCGTGTTCCAGAGTTATGCCTTGTTTCCGCACATGACGGTGAGCGCCAATGTCGGTTTTGGCCTGGAAATGCGGCGGATGGCAGCTGACGAATGCACGGAGCGGGTGCGCAAGGCGCTGGCACTGGTGCACCTGAAAAAATTCAGTCATCGCTATCCGCGCGAGCTGTCCGGCGGTCAGCGCCAGCGGGTGGCCCTGGCGCGCGCGCTAGTGATCGAACCGCCGGTGCTGCTGCTGGATGAGCCGATGTCGAACCTCGATGCCAAGCTGCGCGAGGACATGCAGGTCGAACTGCGCGAGATCCAGCGCAAGGTCGGCACCACCACCATCATGGTCACGCATGACCAGTCGGAAGCCTTGTCGATGAGCGACCGCGTGGTGGTGATGGACGCCGGCCGCGCGATCCAGATCGCCAAGCCTTTCGATGCCTATGAATCGCCGGTCAACCAGTTCGTCTCGCAGTTCGTCGGCAAGGCCAATCTGTTCGAAGGGGAGGTGGCTTCGGTCAGCCGACAAGGATCGGCGCTGAATGTACACGGGCATCTATTGAACACCAATGACGCAAGCCTGCACATCGGCGAACAGGTCACACTTTGCCTGCGCCCGGAAAAACTGGAGCGCTGCAGCCCGCAGGATGAAATCATCCGCGGCCGAGTGCGTTCCGGCGTATTCCTTGGCAACCAGTGGCTGTATCACATCGACACCGGGCTGGGCGATTTGCTGGCCACTTGGCAGAACTGCGGCAATGCCGCCTGCTGCGACGGCCAGGAGGTTTCCTTGCGCTGGCCGACGGACGCGCTGCATATAGTCAAACGCGGACAGCACGAGGTCCGGCATGGCTAA
- a CDS encoding ABC transporter permease: MRNNGPIALIFHALVVTFVLAPLLVVCLVAFTPEDTLSLPTHGVSLRWFKAIFEHPDFVQSFYNSLLLALLSATLSLCVALPAGLAIGRLSFAGRDFLNALFLSPLIIPTLVLGVALMRLFASMGVSGSFGWLVVAHVVVISPYVLRLVLAAVVGMDKSAEQAAQSLGAGPWTVFRRVTLPMILPGITGGWLLAFINSFDELTMSIFVTTPATVTLPVRMYMYATESIDPMMASVSALMILITGAAMLILDRVYGLDKVLIGQQG, encoded by the coding sequence ATGCGCAACAATGGTCCGATTGCATTGATATTCCATGCGCTGGTGGTGACGTTCGTGCTGGCGCCGCTGCTGGTGGTGTGCCTGGTCGCGTTTACGCCGGAAGACACGCTGTCCTTGCCGACCCACGGCGTTTCGTTACGCTGGTTCAAAGCCATTTTCGAGCATCCCGACTTCGTGCAATCGTTCTACAACAGTCTGCTGCTGGCGCTGCTGTCCGCTACGCTCTCGCTGTGCGTGGCGCTGCCGGCAGGATTGGCGATCGGGCGCCTGAGCTTTGCCGGCCGCGATTTCCTGAATGCCTTGTTCTTGTCGCCGCTGATCATTCCCACCTTGGTGCTAGGGGTGGCGCTGATGCGTCTGTTTGCCAGCATGGGCGTCAGCGGCTCGTTCGGCTGGCTGGTAGTGGCCCACGTAGTGGTGATCAGCCCCTACGTATTGCGGCTGGTGCTGGCTGCGGTGGTCGGCATGGATAAAAGCGCCGAGCAGGCAGCGCAGTCGCTCGGCGCCGGGCCCTGGACGGTATTCCGGCGCGTCACGTTGCCGATGATCTTGCCTGGCATTACCGGCGGCTGGCTGCTGGCGTTCATCAATAGTTTTGACGAGCTGACCATGTCGATTTTCGTGACCACGCCGGCTACCGTCACCTTGCCGGTGCGCATGTACATGTATGCCACCGAATCGATCGATCCGATGATGGCCTCGGTGTCGGCATTGATGATCCTGATTACCGGCGCCGCGATGCTAATCCTAGATCGCGTCTACGGGCTGGACAAAGTATTGATCGGCCAGCAAGGATGA
- a CDS encoding prolipoprotein diacylglyceryl transferase: MSTLFGITLPLPLPLPMFGLFVALAMLVAAHYLKRELCRLYETGRIGTARVPHKGKDGVVIYTEVPPQDVVPDLAVVVMFAGIAGARLFHILEHLDEFTADPWGMIFTTSGLSIFGGLILGTLAGLFCVRRWKLPLRPLLDAAAPAMMLGYAIGRIGCQVSGDGDWGIVSNMSLKPDWLPLWTWAQTYEHNIAGVVISAPGVYPTPLYETLMGIACFLLLWALRKHPFRMGWLFSVYMTLAGAERLLIEKIRINPVFNVFGIHATQAEIIAFLLILFGLFGIAILGRRLPTERLLSASASGS, encoded by the coding sequence GTGAGTACGTTGTTCGGCATCACGCTGCCATTGCCATTGCCATTGCCAATGTTTGGTTTATTTGTGGCCTTGGCGATGCTTGTCGCCGCCCATTACTTGAAGCGCGAGTTGTGCCGCCTATACGAGACCGGTCGCATTGGCACAGCGCGGGTTCCGCACAAGGGAAAGGACGGCGTTGTCATCTACACCGAAGTGCCGCCGCAGGACGTCGTCCCTGACCTTGCAGTTGTCGTGATGTTCGCTGGCATAGCAGGGGCGAGGCTTTTTCATATCCTGGAACACCTGGACGAATTTACCGCGGACCCGTGGGGAATGATATTTACCACGTCCGGGTTAAGCATTTTCGGTGGATTAATCCTCGGAACCTTAGCCGGACTGTTCTGTGTAAGACGGTGGAAATTACCACTTCGCCCTCTCCTTGATGCGGCAGCACCGGCGATGATGCTCGGTTACGCAATCGGTCGTATCGGTTGCCAGGTATCCGGAGACGGAGACTGGGGAATTGTATCCAATATGTCGTTGAAGCCAGATTGGTTACCCCTGTGGACCTGGGCTCAAACCTACGAACACAACATCGCGGGTGTCGTGATATCTGCGCCAGGGGTATACCCGACGCCATTATATGAAACGCTCATGGGCATTGCTTGTTTCTTGTTGCTGTGGGCGCTCAGAAAGCATCCATTTCGAATGGGGTGGCTCTTCTCCGTGTACATGACGCTCGCGGGTGCTGAACGGCTCTTGATTGAGAAAATCCGTATTAATCCGGTGTTTAATGTCTTTGGGATTCACGCTACGCAGGCGGAGATTATTGCTTTCCTCCTGATTCTGTTCGGACTTTTCGGTATCGCGATTCTTGGTAGACGGTTACCCACCGAGCGACTACTTTCAGCCAGTGCGAGTGGTTCTTGA
- a CDS encoding NAD(P)/FAD-dependent oxidoreductase yields the protein MNEPRIVIVGAGPAGVRAAEVLAAVGLRPVLVDENQRAGGQIYRQPPAGFVRSAKQLYGFESAKADALHHTFSQLLSHIDYRPETLVWNCDGRQLDLLDRGQQRSLPYSHLMLCTGAIDRVLPFPGWLLPGVYTLGAAQVALKAQGCVIGSRIVMVGSGPLLYLLAYQYAKAGASIAAVLDTSSFSGKLQATADLLKQPLTLAKGLYFLAWLRCHGVKVVEGVDKIAVSGEQKVKTISWHKNGREQTLECDAVASGFGLRSETQLADLAGCVFEFNQLNQQWLPQRDLAGRSSVKGVYLAGDGGGIAGADAAELAGKRAALALLEDLGKTIDPREGRRLDRALQRIQGFRRGLERAFPAPVAWARECADEEIICRCEEITAGELRRVVNHAGTVEMNRLKALTRVGMGRCQGRVCSAAAAEILACSAGKSLTEIGRLRGQPPIKPFPVVVGVALSSARETS from the coding sequence ATGAATGAGCCGCGGATCGTGATTGTCGGCGCCGGCCCGGCCGGTGTGCGTGCTGCCGAGGTGCTGGCGGCTGTCGGCTTGCGACCCGTGCTTGTCGATGAAAATCAGCGTGCCGGCGGCCAGATATATCGCCAGCCGCCTGCCGGCTTCGTGCGCTCGGCAAAACAGCTGTACGGTTTCGAATCGGCCAAGGCGGATGCGTTGCATCACACATTCAGCCAACTGCTTAGCCATATCGATTATCGGCCCGAGACCCTGGTGTGGAATTGCGACGGCCGTCAGCTGGACTTGCTTGATCGTGGCCAGCAGCGCTCCTTGCCCTATTCTCACCTGATGTTATGCACCGGCGCCATCGATCGGGTTTTGCCTTTCCCCGGCTGGCTTTTGCCCGGCGTGTATACCCTGGGTGCAGCCCAGGTTGCACTCAAAGCGCAGGGCTGCGTGATCGGCAGCCGTATCGTCATGGTTGGTTCCGGTCCCTTGCTTTACCTGCTTGCCTACCAATATGCGAAAGCCGGTGCCAGCATTGCCGCAGTGCTGGATACGTCTTCTTTTTCCGGCAAGCTGCAGGCGACAGCCGATCTGCTTAAACAACCGCTCACCTTGGCCAAGGGCTTGTATTTTCTCGCGTGGCTGCGCTGTCATGGCGTCAAGGTGGTAGAGGGTGTAGATAAAATTGCTGTCTCGGGTGAGCAAAAAGTAAAAACCATTTCCTGGCATAAGAATGGCCGGGAACAAACGCTGGAGTGCGACGCGGTTGCTAGCGGTTTCGGCTTGCGCTCGGAAACGCAGCTGGCCGACCTGGCTGGCTGCGTGTTTGAATTCAACCAGCTCAATCAGCAATGGCTGCCGCAGCGCGACTTGGCCGGGCGCAGCAGCGTCAAAGGGGTATATCTTGCGGGTGACGGCGGCGGCATCGCTGGCGCCGACGCCGCTGAGCTGGCAGGAAAGCGCGCCGCCCTGGCTTTACTTGAAGATTTGGGAAAGACCATCGACCCGCGCGAGGGCCGGCGCCTTGATCGTGCATTGCAACGCATCCAGGGATTTCGGCGTGGACTGGAGCGTGCATTTCCCGCGCCTGTCGCATGGGCGCGTGAGTGCGCCGATGAGGAAATTATTTGCCGCTGCGAGGAAATCACAGCGGGCGAGTTGCGCCGTGTCGTAAACCATGCCGGCACGGTTGAAATGAACCGCCTGAAAGCACTGACCCGGGTTGGCATGGGGCGCTGCCAGGGGCGGGTTTGCAGTGCCGCGGCCGCTGAAATCCTGGCTTGCAGCGCTGGCAAATCGCTGACGGAAATCGGACGCCTGCGCGGGCAGCCGCCGATAAAACCATTTCCGGTGGTGGTCGGCGTGGCGCTGAGTTCGGCACGGGAAACCTCATGA
- a CDS encoding tetratricopeptide repeat protein, which produces MSNWSEYLKFLFAVITFSFLSFPMSSYASEIIFKDRAGRILTKEDIKGISGDVKWEINSGTPIPEEAKRLHDLGRVAGQKGESKAAISYFRKASEIAPNWPYPYYDLAFTYLLNRDFENAYDAYKRVDNLAPRGFFTTKTAVHSLQGERNGKYPQGTYLFYLSLEWTNDLESKQKIVDQLLRKVPNFAPAWKEMAALGIDDSKRLDYLDKGLKADPDLETKGFLLINKALIFANRGRKNEAIPILGALALDPTSPLDIEVIAKKTLSMIVSK; this is translated from the coding sequence ATGAGTAATTGGAGTGAGTATCTGAAATTTTTGTTTGCCGTAATCACATTCTCATTTTTATCATTTCCTATGTCTTCATACGCAAGCGAGATAATTTTCAAAGATCGGGCCGGAAGGATTCTGACGAAAGAGGATATAAAAGGTATCTCTGGCGATGTTAAGTGGGAGATCAATTCAGGAACTCCAATTCCGGAAGAGGCGAAAAGGCTCCATGACCTTGGCAGAGTTGCAGGTCAAAAGGGTGAGAGCAAAGCTGCTATAAGCTACTTTCGAAAGGCCTCCGAAATTGCGCCGAATTGGCCATATCCTTACTATGATTTGGCATTTACCTATCTACTCAATCGGGATTTTGAAAATGCCTATGACGCCTACAAGAGAGTTGATAATCTTGCCCCTCGTGGTTTTTTTACTACCAAAACAGCCGTTCATTCACTCCAAGGTGAGCGAAATGGAAAATATCCACAAGGAACCTATTTGTTTTACCTGAGCCTTGAGTGGACAAATGATCTTGAATCAAAACAGAAAATTGTCGATCAATTGCTACGCAAGGTGCCAAATTTTGCCCCCGCGTGGAAAGAAATGGCTGCGCTGGGGATAGACGATAGCAAGAGACTTGATTATTTGGACAAGGGTTTGAAGGCTGATCCTGATTTAGAAACGAAAGGGTTTCTCTTGATAAATAAAGCTCTCATTTTTGCAAATCGTGGAAGGAAAAATGAAGCGATCCCAATTCTTGGAGCACTTGCGCTTGACCCAACGTCACCATTGGATATTGAAGTTATCGCGAAAAAGACTCTTTCAATGATTGTGTCAAAGTAA
- a CDS encoding ABC transporter permease, which translates to MAKSCALPSLSSPSLPYLLTAPGVILFFTMVLVPLLLTLLLSFYGFDSGTGIIEKFNLNNYWQVFSDEYFHSIFLRTFWIAGLTTVICIAIGAPEAYVLSRMGKPWRSIFLIVILGPLLVSVVVRAFGWSMLLSANGLVNSAIVWLGFAPLKLLYTTGAIVIALVHVMLPFMVIPVWTSLQRLDPTVAQAALSLNASPATVLRRIVLPQVLPGILSGSLIVFGLSASAFAIPGLLGGRRLKVVATTVYDEFLGSLNWPLGASIAIILLLANLLIMLSYNRVLERKYSRTLG; encoded by the coding sequence ATGGCTAAGTCGTGCGCGCTGCCTTCGTTATCTTCGCCATCGCTGCCATACCTGCTGACGGCGCCGGGCGTGATTCTTTTTTTTACAATGGTACTGGTGCCCTTGCTGCTGACCTTGCTGCTGTCTTTTTACGGCTTTGATTCCGGCACCGGCATCATCGAAAAATTTAACTTGAACAACTACTGGCAGGTTTTCAGCGACGAGTATTTCCATTCGATTTTCCTGCGCACATTCTGGATAGCGGGACTGACCACGGTCATCTGTATCGCGATCGGCGCGCCGGAAGCTTATGTGCTGAGCCGTATGGGGAAGCCGTGGCGCTCGATTTTCCTGATCGTCATTCTCGGACCCTTGCTGGTGTCGGTAGTGGTGCGCGCTTTCGGCTGGAGCATGCTGCTCAGCGCCAACGGCCTGGTTAACTCGGCTATTGTCTGGCTTGGTTTTGCGCCGCTCAAACTGCTCTACACCACGGGTGCAATCGTGATCGCCCTGGTGCACGTGATGCTGCCGTTCATGGTGATTCCGGTATGGACTTCCCTGCAAAGGCTAGATCCTACCGTCGCCCAGGCAGCCTTGTCCCTGAACGCTTCGCCGGCGACGGTGTTGCGGCGGATCGTGCTGCCGCAGGTCTTGCCTGGCATCCTGTCCGGCAGCCTGATCGTGTTCGGCCTCAGCGCCAGCGCCTTTGCGATTCCGGGCTTGCTGGGCGGACGCCGCCTGAAAGTGGTGGCGACCACCGTCTACGACGAGTTCCTCGGCTCGCTCAACTGGCCGCTGGGGGCGTCGATAGCCATCATCCTGCTGCTGGCGAATCTGCTCATCATGCTGAGCTACAACCGGGTCCTGGAGCGCAAGTATTCCAGGACGCTGGGCTAA